The DNA segment AAATACACTGGTTGAATTGCTGGGAAGCTTTAGGACCAATAATCAGGGATCTCGGACGAACTGCTCCTGTGAACATCCTGCTTTCTGTAGAAGGAGACTGTGGCTTGGTGCTGCTgagatacatattttttaaaaccctcctCATAGTTTGATAGGCATTCCCAATGCTTTTTGTGCATGTCTCTAAAAAGCGTTGACgtggaaagaagcagcagcagtagcagcagcagcagcagagaggaaaAAACTGCAGCTCTTCTAAAAATACTGAGGGCATGCAGGAGTGTGagcaggctggggaggaggaggagggtgtgagAGTGCCTCACACCATGTTTTCTGGATGCCAGCTGGGTGCAGTTTTGGAAATGTTCCTCCTGTGAATGGAGGCACCATGAACATTTGGGAAGTGATCCTGGCTTTCTTGATTGTGGTACTCATCCTTGTCTCACTGCTGTCCAACGTGCTGGTGCTGATCTGCTTTCTGTACAGCGCAGATATCCGCAAGCAAGTCCCAGGATTGTTTATCCTCAACCTGACCTTCTGCAACTTGTTGATGACTGTTTTGAACATGCCCCTGACCCTGGCTGGGATCATTTACAAGAAGCCGCCTGGAGGAGACCAGCTCTGCCACATCGTGGGTTTTTTAGAGACTTTCTTGACCACCAGCTCCATGCTGAGCATGGCAGCTCTAAGCATAGACAGGTGGATAGCGGTGGTGTTTCCTCTCAACTACCATTCCAAGATGCGTTACAAAGATGCTGCTCTCATACTGAGCTATACATGGTTGCATTCAGTGTCTTTTCCTATAGTGGCAACTTCTCTTTCTTGGGTGGGTTTCCATCACCTTTATGCCTCCTGCACCCTCTACAACAAGAAACTGGAGGACAGGACACAGTTTGTGGTTTTCACAGGGGTCTTTCATtctctcagcttcctcctctccctcgtAGTCTTGTGTTTCACATATCTAAAAGTGCTGAAGGTGGCACGCTTTCACTGTAAAAGGATTGACGTGATCACTATGCAGACCCTCGTGCTGCTGGTGGACATCCATCCCAGGTAAGGAGATACCTGTGTCCTTGACTGCCAAGGGCACACTCTTCTGAGGATACCTGCGGAGAGGCAAGATTATGTTTATTATCAGACTCAATTGCCATCCATctgtaattatttatttttttaatgtagcacTTACCTAATTCTAATCTGCATGCTTATATTCTCAGGTCTCCTTGTAGCTACAAAATTAATTGCCAATTATATCCTGCAAAGAGCAAAATATGTCATCTAGGAATCCTTGGCTGTGTTTGAGGGCTATAGTGGAATCAAAAGGTTTGCATGTGCATACATGTCCTTTCAGGTAGTGTGCTTGAATCTTTGCTGTTTTCACTTACCATGAACAGATTCATCATGCCTGTTCATTAAAGTTAATCAGTAACGTCCATGGGTCTTTGATGAACTGGTTCAGGCTGAAATTCCTTGTGTTCTTTAAAACTGCAGTGGGGAGATAGCACACTGAATACCATTCTGCTTTCTGTGACTTTGTGAATGTCACTTTGGAGTCAATAACTTTATTTTCCTTGAAGGAAGGATGCCCAGAGAAATAATATTTCCAAAAGAAGCATGAGCAACCAACTAGGTACAAATACATCCAAAATAGCATTGAGATTCAAATTAGTACTGACAAGCAAAGGAGACTTGAGACTTGTTCGAGAGACCTTAAATCAACCCATATTTTCTAGGTATGGGAGTCTCAAgacaagggaggggagagaaagcaagCAATGACTAGGATGGGGAGGGATAACTAGGGGGAGGTACAAAAGGGAATGTCACAGAGAATGAAGAAGAAATATAACCAGGGGATCTTTGTAGTGGAGGTTTAGATATCAGATGTGAGAAGATTTGACAGGTGGAATGTCATCTGACTGACTTTGCTAGAGTAGATTTTGCTTGTGGGAGATGAAGGTACAATGAGTTTGTTGAGATTTTCAGttgggggagaaaaaagaagggAGAAGTGTAACCAAATATGTGACAGGGAGAAAAAAGGATTCTGGTGTGAGTGGGAATGCAtggatgtggggggtgggggaaacctcACCGGAAGAATATAGGAAAGAGAGATAGGTTTAATGAAGGTCCCAGCTACGCAGCTACTCATAAttttttctctctgtctcccccaccccccctctctGTATCTATACATTGATGAGGCAATAGTAATGCAGTGTGGTGGCTTTCTAAAAGGGCTGAGTTAAATTTTGATCATTTAGAACCTGTGGAAGACAGGAACAAAGTAATGTAGCTGCCTATCTTTCCCCTTCACTGTGAGTAATAGCAGCTGGTCAAGGGAGAGGAGGCGGGGAGGCAAGGACTTGATGGGAATATATAtaattttgcatgctattttcttttctttttatttcataaaatttgcataccacttgattgtaccaaaaaaaaaaccctcaaagcagtgcGCAATAAGTTGAAACAATAAAACTATCACTAAAAAAGAATACAGCCATAATTTGAAGCATACAGAAAGTTGAAACCAGAATACAGtagtctattttttttaaaataagctcATACAAACTTTTGAAACATCTGAATAAGCTTGCCTAAATAAGAATTTCTTCAGCAGGCGTTGAAAAGTATACAGTGAAGGTATAGAGAAAGTGAATAGAGATAAGTATTTATCCTTatttcataatactagaacccagaGTCATCCACTGAACAAGAGTTATGGGGGATTTGGCATGGACAGATGGAAGTACTTCTTCAACtagcacatggttaaactatCACATGAAGTAGGCAAGTCCACTAACTTAGAtttgctttaaagggggatttagCAAATTGTTGGAGGATAAAGCTACCAAGGGCTACTAGTCGTCATGGCTATATTATCATGTCTCTGGATACCAGGAGCTGGTAATCAGGAGTGCTCAGAGAGCGACTGTGATCATTTTCAACTTTGGGCTACtgaagggcatctggttggcatctgtaagaaacagaatgctgaaccagaGAGGCTTTTGATCTGATCTAGCAGGATTCCTCATgttcatatataaaaataatattaataatggaATCAGTGTGGTctcaagaaagggaaaaaaaggaaaaaagtgcacagtcagatgaaataaatagaaGGTAATAGTATTCACATAACACTTTAGAGCTCAAAAGTCTTCAAAACATTACTTCATAACCTTAATATCAGCCTAGTAAGGCAGACCAGCATAATCACCCCTATATCCCCTGGTTGAGTGGCAGTGGTTTACCTAAGTctgtgtacagtgatacctctgttaagaacttaatttgttctggaggtctgttcttaacctgaaaccattcttaacctgaggtaccactttagctaatggggcctcctgctgccgttgcgccgcacgatttctgttctcatcctgaggtaaagttctcaacccgaggtactacttccaggttagcatagtctgtaacctgaagtgtctgtaacccgagctgtctgtaacccgaggtaccactgtagtgagtttGTGACAGAGATGAGATGCAAACTGGGAGTTGCTTTATCCATATCCCAATATCTTATGGCCCATCTATGCATGGCATTGCAGACCAGTGAATGGATTCAAATTTACTTAGAAATAGCTGTGGGGGCTTAAAAGGGCAGAGGTGAGATACAAACGCTGTAGCACAGCAGGGGGTAGTTGTATCCATCCCTTCAGGGTCATTTCTCCAGTTTAAATCACTATTAGCCTCACTGAGGGAGAGGGAATGAAAGCTACAAATTAATGTGAGCACCTGTCTTCACTGTGGCTAAAAGCAGTTGCCAATTTAAATCAGGACAATAGCATGTTTCAACTAACCATAGGACAAACTGCAATTTGCCTGGATTCAGAAATAGCACATAGGTGCAGCTAGTCTAAAGTAGAAGTGTAAGCTTCTAAATCCGCCCCCTCTGGCTGCACTAGAGGAAGAGAGGAGCTTATTTTTTAGTAAATGCATATCAGATTGTACTTTTTAAAGAGCTGATATCGAATATATATCAAATACATTCACTGATATTTGACATATATTTCATTtagcttgaaaataaaactgggTGTTCTGTGACCAGTC comes from the Podarcis muralis chromosome 6, rPodMur119.hap1.1, whole genome shotgun sequence genome and includes:
- the GPR26 gene encoding G-protein coupled receptor 26, whose amino-acid sequence is MPAGCSFGNVPPVNGGTMNIWEVILAFLIVVLILVSLLSNVLVLICFLYSADIRKQVPGLFILNLTFCNLLMTVLNMPLTLAGIIYKKPPGGDQLCHIVGFLETFLTTSSMLSMAALSIDRWIAVVFPLNYHSKMRYKDAALILSYTWLHSVSFPIVATSLSWVGFHHLYASCTLYNKKLEDRTQFVVFTGVFHSLSFLLSLVVLCFTYLKVLKVARFHCKRIDVITMQTLVLLVDIHPSVRERCLEEQKRRRQRATKKISTFIGTFILCFAPYVITRLVELSSIVPINAHWGVISKCLAYSKAVSDPFVYSLLRHQYKKTWKDIINKMLKRSSINSSALTSESQSRNILQATD